Proteins encoded together in one Streptomyces sp. NA04227 window:
- a CDS encoding ABC transporter substrate-binding protein encodes MRHTSVIARRVAAASVSLVLASGAAACGPEDSGEGGSGDDAAPAKGGTLTVLNSGPQEDFDPARLYTSGGGNVPSLVFRTLTTRNRENGAAGAKVVPDLATDIGRPSKNATVWTYTLKKGLKYEDGTPITSADVKYGIERSFAAELSGGAPYLRDWLIGGADYQGPYKDKKGLDSIETPDERTLVFRLNKPEGEFPYLATQTQFAPVPKAKDKGTKYEEHPVSSGPYKVVKNEGDGERLILERNEHWSAKTDAERKAYPDRIDVRSGLDASVINQRLSASSGADAAAVTTDTNLGPAELAKVTGDKQLAARVGTGHFGYTNYIAFNPKVKPFDNPKVRQAISYAVDRSSVINAAGGSSLAEPATTYLPAQKSFGHTPYDHFPAGKSGDPEKAKSLLKEAGYQDGLTVTLTHSTASDFETSPEIATALQDSLKKAGITVKLKGLEENDYSDTVHDAKKEPGFFLAHWGADWPSGGPFLAPIFDGRQIVKDGANFNSAFLNDPSVNKEIDEINKLTDLDAAAERWGALDKKIGAQALTVPLFHPVYKRLYGKDVENVVISDWTGVLDISQVSVK; translated from the coding sequence ATGCGTCATACGTCCGTCATAGCCCGCCGCGTGGCAGCGGCATCCGTCAGCCTGGTCCTGGCCTCGGGCGCTGCCGCCTGCGGGCCCGAGGACAGCGGCGAGGGCGGCTCCGGCGACGACGCCGCGCCGGCCAAGGGCGGCACCCTGACCGTCCTCAACTCCGGCCCGCAGGAGGACTTCGACCCCGCGCGGCTCTACACCTCCGGCGGCGGCAACGTCCCCTCGCTGGTCTTCCGTACGCTGACCACCCGCAACCGCGAGAACGGCGCCGCCGGGGCGAAGGTCGTCCCCGACCTCGCCACCGACATCGGGCGCCCGAGCAAGAACGCGACCGTGTGGACGTACACGCTGAAGAAGGGCCTGAAGTACGAGGACGGGACGCCGATCACCTCGGCCGATGTCAAGTACGGGATCGAGCGTTCCTTCGCGGCCGAACTCTCCGGCGGCGCACCGTACTTGAGGGACTGGCTGATCGGCGGCGCCGACTACCAGGGGCCGTACAAGGACAAGAAGGGGCTCGACTCGATCGAGACGCCGGACGAGCGGACCCTGGTCTTCCGGCTCAACAAGCCCGAGGGGGAGTTCCCCTATCTGGCCACCCAGACCCAGTTCGCGCCGGTGCCCAAGGCCAAGGACAAGGGCACCAAGTACGAGGAGCACCCCGTCTCCTCGGGGCCGTACAAGGTGGTGAAGAACGAGGGGGACGGCGAGCGTCTGATCCTGGAGCGCAATGAGCACTGGTCGGCGAAGACGGACGCGGAGCGCAAGGCGTACCCGGACCGGATCGACGTGCGTTCCGGGCTCGACGCCTCCGTCATCAACCAGCGGCTGTCCGCCTCTTCGGGCGCCGACGCTGCCGCGGTGACCACCGACACCAACCTCGGCCCGGCCGAACTGGCCAAGGTCACCGGTGACAAGCAGCTCGCCGCGCGGGTGGGCACCGGCCACTTCGGCTACACCAACTACATCGCCTTCAACCCGAAGGTGAAGCCCTTCGACAATCCGAAGGTGCGCCAGGCCATCTCCTATGCGGTGGACCGGAGTTCGGTGATCAACGCCGCGGGCGGCTCCTCGCTCGCCGAGCCCGCCACCACCTATCTGCCCGCGCAGAAGTCCTTCGGACACACGCCCTACGACCACTTCCCCGCGGGCAAGTCGGGTGACCCGGAGAAGGCCAAGTCCCTGCTGAAGGAGGCGGGTTACCAGGACGGGCTGACCGTCACGCTCACCCACTCCACCGCCAGCGACTTCGAGACCAGTCCGGAGATCGCCACCGCGCTCCAGGACTCGCTGAAGAAGGCGGGAATCACCGTGAAACTCAAGGGGCTTGAGGAGAACGACTACAGCGACACCGTGCACGACGCGAAGAAGGAGCCCGGGTTCTTCCTCGCCCACTGGGGAGCGGACTGGCCCTCCGGCGGGCCCTTCCTGGCCCCGATCTTCGACGGACGACAGATCGTGAAGGACGGTGCCAACTTCAACTCCGCGTTCCTGAACGACCCTTCGGTCAACAAGGAGATCGACGAGATCAACAAGCTGACCGACCTGGACGCGGCCGCCGAGCGCTGGGGCGCCCTGGACAAGAAGATCGGTGCACAGGCCCTGACGGTGCCGCTGTTCCACCCGGTCTACAAGCGCCTGTACGGCAAGGACGTCGAGAACGTGGTCATCAGCGACTGGACCGGCGTGCTCGACATCTCGCAGGTGTCGGTCAAGTAA
- a CDS encoding ABC transporter permease — protein sequence MSEAQLASRARTGAADAAPVPASGARMFWRRLRAQRAALAAAVLAAVLLLVALTAPLLVRLEGQDTTTYHTELVDSARGGVPLGAFGGISGEHWLGVEPQTGRDLFARLVQGAQVSLGVALAATLIQVAIGVSVGLAAGLGSRWLDAVLDRLTEVVIALPLIVMALALLAVVPDDFPRPVLVALVIGLVAWGTLAKIVRAHTVTLKQLDYVAAARLSGWSTWRIARREILPGLAAPVITYSALLFPANVSTESALSFLGVGVRPPTPSWGQMLSAADVWYQAAPQYLLLPAGLLFLTVLCLTVLGDGVRTALDPRSAARLRVGTRAGRAAKDGAA from the coding sequence ATGAGCGAGGCCCAGTTGGCCTCCCGGGCGAGGACGGGCGCGGCCGATGCGGCGCCCGTCCCGGCCTCGGGGGCGAGAATGTTCTGGCGGCGGCTGCGTGCGCAGCGGGCCGCCCTCGCCGCCGCCGTGCTCGCGGCGGTGCTGCTGCTCGTGGCGCTCACCGCGCCGCTGCTCGTCCGCCTCGAAGGGCAGGACACCACCACGTACCACACGGAGTTGGTCGACTCGGCGCGCGGCGGGGTGCCCCTCGGCGCCTTCGGCGGTATCAGTGGCGAGCACTGGCTCGGCGTCGAACCGCAGACCGGCCGCGATCTGTTCGCGCGGCTGGTGCAGGGCGCCCAGGTCTCCCTCGGTGTCGCCCTCGCCGCCACCTTGATCCAGGTCGCCATCGGGGTGAGCGTGGGCCTTGCCGCCGGGCTCGGCAGCCGGTGGCTGGACGCGGTGCTCGACCGGCTCACCGAGGTCGTGATCGCCCTGCCGCTGATCGTGATGGCGCTGGCCCTGCTCGCCGTCGTCCCCGACGACTTCCCGCGCCCGGTCCTGGTCGCGCTGGTCATCGGGCTCGTCGCCTGGGGCACCCTGGCGAAGATCGTGCGCGCCCACACCGTGACCCTGAAACAGCTCGACTACGTCGCCGCCGCGCGCCTCAGCGGCTGGAGCACCTGGCGGATCGCACGCCGGGAGATCCTGCCGGGCCTCGCGGCGCCGGTGATCACGTACTCCGCGCTGCTCTTCCCGGCGAACGTCAGCACCGAGTCGGCGCTGTCCTTCCTCGGCGTCGGCGTGCGGCCGCCCACCCCGTCCTGGGGACAGATGCTGTCGGCGGCCGACGTCTGGTACCAGGCTGCGCCGCAGTACCTGCTGCTGCCCGCCGGGCTGCTCTTCCTCACGGTGCTCTGCCTGACCGTGCTCGGCGACGGTGTCCGTACCGCGCTCGACCCGCGCTCCGCCGCGCGCCTGCGTGTCGGCACCCGGGCGGGCCGGGCCGCCAAGGACGGTGCGGCATGA
- a CDS encoding alpha/beta fold hydrolase translates to MSSTELPGTLAAAEPRTAPVRVADGERLRSVGLHGLSLTVRSRPPAAQGLPTALFVHGLGGSSQNWSALMRELDGVVDGEALDLPGFGDSPPPDDGNYSVTGHARAVIRYLDSCGRAPVHLLGNSMGGAVVTRVAALRPDLVRTLTLISPALPELRVQGSAVPTALLAVPGVVRLFTRISRDWTAEQRVRGVINLCYGDPNRAGPEEFEAAVEEMERRLTLPYFWDAMARSARGIVNAYTLGGQHGLWRQAERVLAPTLLVYGGKDQLVGYRMAARAARAFRGSRLLTLPEAGHVAMMEYPDTVAAAFRELLADTGELSHVSTGS, encoded by the coding sequence ATGTCTTCGACCGAGCTGCCCGGCACCCTTGCCGCGGCCGAGCCCAGGACGGCCCCGGTGCGCGTCGCGGACGGCGAGCGGCTGCGGTCGGTCGGACTGCACGGGCTCTCGCTCACGGTGCGCTCGCGACCACCGGCCGCCCAGGGGCTGCCGACCGCGCTCTTCGTCCACGGACTCGGCGGTTCCTCGCAGAACTGGTCCGCCCTGATGCGCGAGCTCGACGGCGTGGTGGACGGCGAGGCCCTGGACCTGCCGGGCTTCGGCGACTCCCCGCCGCCCGACGACGGGAACTACTCGGTCACCGGCCACGCCCGCGCGGTGATCCGCTATCTCGACTCCTGCGGCCGGGCGCCGGTGCATCTGCTCGGCAACTCGATGGGCGGCGCGGTCGTCACTCGGGTCGCCGCGCTCCGGCCCGACCTGGTCCGCACCCTCACCCTGATCTCGCCCGCACTGCCCGAACTGCGGGTACAGGGCAGCGCGGTGCCGACCGCCCTGCTCGCGGTCCCCGGTGTGGTCCGGCTCTTCACTCGGATCAGCCGCGACTGGACGGCCGAGCAGCGCGTCCGCGGAGTGATAAACCTCTGCTACGGCGACCCGAACCGGGCCGGACCCGAGGAGTTCGAGGCCGCCGTCGAGGAGATGGAACGGCGGCTGACCCTGCCCTACTTCTGGGACGCGATGGCACGCTCGGCCCGCGGCATCGTCAACGCCTACACCCTGGGCGGACAGCACGGACTGTGGCGGCAGGCCGAACGCGTGCTCGCGCCCACCCTGCTCGTCTACGGCGGGAAGGACCAACTCGTCGGCTATCGCATGGCCGCACGCGCGGCACGGGCGTTCCGCGGCTCACGGCTGCTGACCCTGCCCGAGGCCGGACACGTGGCGATGATGGAATACCCGGACACCGTGGCCGCCGCTTTCCGTGAACTCCTCGCGGACACAGGCGAGTTGAGCCACGTGAGTACGGGGAGCTGA
- a CDS encoding DUF3152 domain-containing protein codes for MPPQGTPAHGVPRPYFDGTPAHGMPRPNLDGTPAHGTPRPTPPQGTPAHGIPRPGFDGTPPYGTPAHGTPGVRGGHPEQREAGGGWGLVGGRNTSSVPAQATVTGRGAGFISAPRPGGPRQDYLDAFDDESVFNPPQRVPASSATGSSPDSTDPSTPAVEPEDEDVALDTRTKPAAKGPADEEHPPRRARKRGRGRAMAGIAAAAVTTVLAVVVVTEITGRQSDSHAQESPGGERDKQDDASRSDHRPTPADSKPQQDPKPLSYEEKMAKIFPLDADLNGSGEFDAVPGFEKAPGKGQLVRYRVDVEKGLGLDAGLFATAIQKTLNDDRSWAHNGGRTFERVSSGEAKFVITLASPGTTADWCAKSGLDTTQDNVSCDSAATDRVMINAFRWAQGAETFGDKLIYPYRQMLINHEVGHRLGFNHVTCSRDGALAPVMQQQTKFLSYQGITCKPNPWVYPNS; via the coding sequence ATGCCGCCGCAGGGCACGCCCGCGCACGGAGTGCCGCGCCCGTACTTCGACGGCACCCCGGCGCACGGAATGCCGCGCCCGAACCTCGACGGCACGCCCGCGCACGGCACCCCGCGCCCCACTCCGCCCCAAGGCACCCCCGCGCACGGCATCCCGCGCCCCGGCTTCGACGGCACGCCGCCGTACGGCACGCCGGCGCACGGCACCCCGGGCGTGCGGGGCGGTCATCCCGAGCAGCGTGAAGCCGGGGGTGGCTGGGGCCTCGTGGGGGGTAGGAATACTTCGTCCGTACCGGCGCAGGCGACCGTCACCGGTCGCGGGGCCGGTTTCATATCCGCGCCTCGTCCCGGCGGCCCGCGTCAGGATTACCTCGACGCGTTCGACGACGAGTCCGTGTTCAACCCGCCCCAGCGGGTCCCCGCCTCGTCAGCCACCGGGTCGTCCCCCGATTCCACCGACCCCTCGACCCCGGCAGTTGAACCGGAGGACGAAGACGTGGCACTCGACACCCGGACGAAGCCCGCAGCCAAGGGCCCGGCCGACGAGGAGCACCCGCCCCGCCGTGCGCGAAAACGCGGCCGCGGTCGCGCCATGGCAGGCATCGCCGCCGCGGCGGTGACGACCGTACTCGCCGTCGTCGTCGTCACGGAGATCACCGGCCGCCAGAGCGACTCGCATGCGCAGGAGAGCCCAGGGGGTGAGCGCGACAAGCAGGACGACGCCTCCCGTTCCGATCACCGCCCCACCCCGGCCGACAGCAAGCCGCAGCAGGATCCGAAGCCGCTCTCGTACGAGGAGAAGATGGCGAAGATCTTTCCGCTGGACGCCGATCTGAACGGGTCCGGGGAGTTCGACGCGGTGCCCGGATTCGAGAAGGCGCCGGGCAAGGGCCAGCTGGTCCGCTACCGGGTGGACGTCGAGAAGGGCCTCGGCCTGGACGCCGGGCTGTTCGCCACCGCCATCCAGAAAACCCTGAACGACGACCGCAGTTGGGCCCACAACGGGGGCCGCACCTTCGAGCGGGTCTCCTCCGGCGAGGCCAAGTTCGTGATCACCCTGGCGAGTCCGGGCACGACCGCCGACTGGTGCGCCAAATCCGGCCTCGACACCACCCAGGACAACGTCTCCTGCGACTCGGCGGCCACCGACCGCGTCATGATCAACGCCTTCAGGTGGGCCCAGGGTGCCGAGACCTTCGGCGACAAACTGATCTACCCCTACCGGCAGATGCTGATCAACCACGAGGTCGGACACCGGCTCGGCTTCAACCATGTGACCTGCAGCCGGGACGGCGCACTGGCCCCGGTCATGCAGCAGCAGACCAAGTTCCTCAGCTACCAGGGGATCACCTGCAAGCCCAACCCCTGGGTGTACCCGAACAGTTGA
- a CDS encoding ABC transporter permease, producing MTHFVLRRLAGLLITLLALSVLIYLIFYVAPGDVAQRTCGMRCSPVQVEQVAAQLHLNDPLYVRYGRFLEGILVGADYSTGTSVLHCEAPCLGLSYQSDQEVTRLLLDRVPVSASLAFGAMVLWLLIGVGTGVLSVWRRGGATERLLTGLTLAGVATPVFVLGLVLMILICGQAELLPFPQYVHFGEDPEQWAWNLLLPWTTLALAESATFARMTRASMLETLAEDHVRTFRAYGVPERAIVGKHALRGALAPLIALNANHIGALIGGAILTESLFGIPGMGRELVHAVKVVDLPVVVGMMIAVGFAVVVANAVADVLYAVADRRVVLS from the coding sequence ATGACGCACTTCGTCCTGCGGCGGCTCGCCGGACTGCTGATCACGCTGCTCGCCCTCTCCGTCCTGATCTACCTGATCTTCTACGTGGCACCCGGCGATGTCGCCCAGCGCACCTGCGGGATGCGCTGCTCGCCCGTCCAGGTGGAGCAGGTCGCCGCCCAACTCCATCTGAACGATCCGCTCTACGTGCGGTACGGGCGCTTCCTCGAAGGCATCCTGGTCGGAGCGGACTACTCGACCGGCACCTCCGTACTGCACTGCGAGGCTCCCTGCCTCGGCCTGTCGTACCAGAGCGACCAGGAGGTCACCCGGCTGCTGCTCGACCGGGTGCCGGTCAGCGCCTCGCTCGCGTTCGGCGCCATGGTGCTGTGGCTGCTCATCGGGGTCGGTACCGGAGTGCTCTCGGTGTGGCGGCGGGGCGGGGCCACCGAACGGCTGCTGACCGGGCTCACTCTCGCGGGCGTGGCAACTCCCGTGTTCGTCCTGGGACTTGTGCTGATGATCCTGATCTGCGGGCAGGCGGAACTGCTGCCGTTCCCGCAGTACGTGCACTTCGGCGAGGACCCCGAACAGTGGGCCTGGAACCTGCTGCTGCCCTGGACGACGCTGGCGCTCGCCGAGTCCGCCACCTTCGCCCGGATGACCCGCGCCTCGATGCTGGAGACGCTGGCCGAGGACCATGTGCGCACCTTCCGCGCCTACGGGGTCCCCGAACGCGCGATCGTCGGCAAACACGCGCTGCGCGGGGCGCTCGCGCCGCTCATCGCCCTGAACGCGAACCACATCGGCGCGCTGATCGGCGGCGCGATCCTGACCGAGTCGCTGTTCGGCATCCCGGGCATGGGCCGTGAACTCGTCCACGCCGTCAAGGTGGTCGACCTGCCGGTGGTGGTCGGAATGATGATCGCCGTCGGCTTCGCCGTGGTGGTCGCCAACGCCGTCGCGGACGTGCTGTACGCGGTGGCCGACCGACGGGTGGTGCTGTCATGA
- a CDS encoding Ms4533A family Cys-rich leader peptide, which produces MSSRRAPVSRAALELALFGVTALCVADIHCR; this is translated from the coding sequence ATGTCGTCCCGCCGCGCACCCGTGAGCCGCGCCGCCCTTGAGCTGGCGCTCTTCGGCGTGACCGCGCTCTGCGTGGCCGACATTCACTGTCGCTGA